GCTCCCCTAAGGTACTCcagcacagatagaacaatgagacggGTATTttaccggatgtataaatgtgaagcatccgcttggcgtttccactcactaccaaatatggtagggAGAGGAAGCCCAatggccggcagtgggaggagatggattttggccgacattctgcacattttctcatcgatgaaacatttgatctccatacagttttctgttcccaaaactagaatcggTTACGAACACAGAGGACtatgttttgtggactttacACTTTGCCAAAGTTGTTAAAAATTGCGTTATTTACAAGGAGTTTAAAGGCAAATTGAGTTAttgcgcacttcacagagtaggcgttccctagcGGAAATATGTAGATGCATGCTAAAATGGTCCAATAGGATCTCCCTAGCtcatgcttggctctgcccacctccttgcttgttctgcccactatgactcattagttcccattggaaacgacaggctgtggacTACCTTTTGGTTTAATTATATCCTAATACAGGTATATATGTGTTCATGTGACAATGTTAGGCAAATGATTTAGTTTTCTTTCCCTATCAGGTCAAACAGCCAAACGTCTGAAGGAAGTACAGGTAATCCATATCTTTTGAGACTAATTCATGAATGGCTTTAAAAATACGGTGGGTTTTAAAAAATTGTAGTCATTGAGCAGTGCTCGTATACAGAGCGACTTCCACTGTGTTTGTGTTATTTACTGATGGCTGTTTGACTGTCACGTCCCTGTGTCTACAGGCAGGAGTAAATACACAGTGTGGAGTGGAGAGCTGGTGAATGAGGGTAGGGCCGTGTCCCACGTCTCCTTCTGTTCCTTCTCGCCCCCCTTCCTGCCTTTCAAACTGTGAGTCATGTGACCTGTTTTACAAATCAATGTCAACTTGTTAATGAAGTCACCATTTTATGTATTTATTCATAACGTTTGCTTTTTAGCCACGTTAAGTCTAAAGGTGTCCACGTGAGGAGGATTCAATGTTAGTAAATGAACCTGTGTCTCTTTTGTGTGTCCGTCCGTCTGTAGGCCTGAGAAGCTGGATCTGGGTCTAGTGATGTGTATCGACCAGGTGAATCAGATGATCCCCTCAGCTCTGTTCTCCTGGAACCTGTACGCAGGCAGCCACGAAGGTACACCTTACAGGAGGGAACACGTGACACACACAGTGGTAATATATACATTATGTTCAGTGAAAAGTTAGTGCACACTGCGATCTATGCTTCCACGTTGTACAACATAGGGGTGGGTACCTGTTGTCTTTCTACTTGTGCGGTGTAGATTTCACAGTGATATTTTAATGTGTCTTGAATACTCCGCTGTTCCTGCCATAACCAACCAGCAATTTGAAGAAGAGTCGCTGCTATTCACAGGGCTTCTAACGTCTCTTCTgtaacatctgtgtgtgtgtgtgtgttggctatTCTAGTGTTGAAGAATGGAATCTACTGCAGCCTGCTGGAGGTGGTGAATAAGAGCAAGTCGGGAGACCGTCTGGCAGCACTACTACAAGGCCTGGAGACACAGAGACTGGTAGGTCCAGGTCCAGGTCCTCCTGGAGGGCTACTGAgaatgcaggcttttgctcctgGCCTGCTCTAACACCTCTTCTATGTGCAGGTGCTTGTCCACGCATTGGCTGACAAAGGATTCCTCTTCCTCCTGTCTTCAGTTCAGATGGCTGCTCCGGCTGGTAGGTCAGAGTAGAAAGTATGTTGTACTAAAACTGTGAAGGAGGTAATTGCTCCAGTAATgatttgtgtttttgtgtttttcagaaAGAAGAGACGGGTGGAAAAGAGGCCTTCAAGCGCTCTTCGTTTTTCAAGAGTCGAGGGATGTGACAAAATACAGTACAAATTCTCCAGCTACCCAGGAGCCTTTGCAGTCGTCATCCTCCCCTGACACTGTGATGCCCCAGCTGAACAGCTTTGTCCCGGCCCTGCATCACGCCCTGGTCAAGGTGCGCTCCAACCCGCCCGCTGACCTCTCGGCCGGGGTCGAGCACCAGGCCAGGGACTATCTAAGTGGACTTCACGATGGAAAGGTATAAATGTGTGACAGTATGATAATTATATGATATTATAAACCAGGTAgtttggatgctgattggctgaaacctgtggtatattggccaataTACAACACCCCCttaggccttattgcttaaatatatcatATTGATTTAAATGTTATGTTTTGACTAGATTTCTGTCTAGTCAAAGTTTTTCCCACATGGTGCAAAGACAGCCATAAGGTGTATGTTATTGATGATCTATTATGTGTGTTATACTGTGTAGCTTTCTGTATGACATGGAGCTAGTGATTTTCCATGCAAGCAGACGGTAAAGTACTGCATCATCTCATCATCTCCTCTCTAGCTCCGCCACGTTCCCATGACGGAGTACGACGCCAAGCTGGATGACCGGGGGAAGCTCTTCCCGGCTCCAAAACACCATAAGCTCAACATGGAGGGCTACCTGCGCTCCTACGTCTACAGCCCTAACCTTTTCACCATGCCCGTGGTCCGAGCCAAGGAGATCATGGAGAGTTACTGCGTCGTGCTTGATGACAACAGCCCTGTGACTGACTGGGAGGGTGGCAGTAGGGCCAGCGGGAACAAGCCAGTGGTAGGGTCGGAGGTCGAGCCTAATGGTGCCACTGCTGCCCAGCCCCCTGCGGTCCAGGTCAACCTCTCTCCTTTTCAGTCTCCTACTGACTCCAACCCTCAgaaggtgaaggagctgatcaacCTGATCCTGAAGTGTCGGAAGAACGCAGAGGGtgatgtgaggaagagaggggaggcgCAGGGAGGAGCGAAGGAGGGGGCAGGGCCGTTGGACCCCCGTGGGCTGAAGAGGAAGCTGGAGAGGGAGACTGCAGAGAGGACTCTGAAGTACCTGAAAAGGGCCTCACaggagaggggtggagtggaCAGCAGACCAGGTATGATAGGCCTTACTGAGGGGTCGTGGTGCCTTGGAATTGCTTCAATACTGTGGCACTGTCTTTGGGATAACATAGGTCCCACAGTTTTCCCTTGACAGGTCAGATAAACTCCTAGCCTGCCTAGGCATAAGGAAAGCATGTTGATGTCAAGCTTCTCTTAGATCTAGGCTCTCAAGTGTGTCTATGGGCAACTTCCTGACACTCCTAGCAAAACAGATACATTACATCTTGAGTTGATCCCAATCTGTCTTCTGTTCTCACTTCCTCCCTCTAGCTGAAGGGGGCCAGAGCCagtcctgtctgtcctctctgaTGCTCCACAGTGTGGGTCTGAGAGACGTGGACCTAAGGAGAGACGGATCAGAGGCTGCTGTCAAGTTACTGAAAATGTTAACCAGCCTGAAGAATGCTGCAGGTCAACATCCACAGGGttctgaggggaggggaggagggtcaAGAGAAGGGACGGAGCAAACTGAAGCTCTGCTGTTTGATAGGATGATCAAGCTGGGTCTGCCGCCCAATCAGGACATTGACCTAAGGAAACGACCTTCTGGGGGCCTGCAGGACAAGTCTGAGTACTTAGAGGTACTGAACTAAACTGGAATTATCACTTCAAAGATGATATCCCCAACTCTGATATGCTTCCAACAGTGATTTCACAAATAAATCACTTAGGAGCTATCAGTATGAATTCAATTACTGTAAATCCAAGTGCAATATGGGTGTGTCCTATGTGTACATGACATTGTATtctcgtgtgtgtgtctctctgtctgtctctgtgtgtgtgtgtaggagcaggcagcaggcagcgtGAGCAGTCTGGAGGGCTTCAGCCCCAGTTCCAACGGTGAAATGCCCAGGAGATCGCACTCACAATATCAGGGGGAGGAGCAGATTCCATGGGTCCTCATCCCCATCACAGGTAAGGATGGACTATCCAATCCCCTATGTGTCGCCTGACGGGGGGTCGAGCGTGCCCAAGCCTTGTTCAATAATCCAGAGTCTTGCAATAGTTGCCGAGGACTGGTCTACAGAGGAGACCGTAATGCGCAGCCCCCTCCCGAGGCCCCTCTACGTCCAAGCCTGTCACAGTCGGAGACACaacaattgaggctgttctgagtgcaaaagggggtgcaactcaatattaggaaggtgttcctaatgttttatacacgcAGTGTATGCTATGTAGAACAGACTTGGTGTTTCTCGGGCATGTAGAGTATAGAATCGCGGAAGCTCTATATAGGCTAAGACCTTTTTCTTCTGCAATGACCAAGCCTCCGACCAGCTCTGCTTGGGATACCAGGTTCACGTGACATCGCTTACACAAGGTCGGCCTCTTCGGAGGAAAGGAAGGTCAACCGTTTGCCCTCGAGACAGCCACCTTCATTTTTCACCATGTGCTCGATTGGCTTCCCGACCAATCCGGATCCGCCCGTGACGGGCACATGCATCGGCTCAGCCTTAGGCAACAATAAACGCAGACAATCAAAAGGACAAATAGCCTAAAATAGCGACAGATattagatttttatttatttattttttagttgGATTGAAAATAAGTGTTTAGCTCATTAGGCCTATATTACAAAATAGTATATTGCTAAGTATTTTAGCAACACAAACAAGTAGGCTAGCCTAAAATTATACGAAGTCAGTCAACATACTATTTTGGGCTATTTTGAATTAAAATCAGTCTGCCATTTTTAACTCAGTAAGACTCTCGCGTTAGCTATCTATAGATACAGAAAGTACATTCAAACCTGTAAAATGTTTCATTAGAATTTTCCTCCTCAAATAAAGTCAGTATTAGATAATTTTTCTGTGCGCTCAAGTGAAGAACGGGGGGCAAGGCTATCTCTTGTCTTGCGTACTTCAAATAGGCTGCTAAACCTGTCTGAGGCTAGTAGGCTGCTAAACCTGTCTGAGGCTAGTAGGCTGCTAAACCTGTCTGAGGCTAGTAGGCTGCTAAACCTGCCAATAGAAAAGCTGCAGGTGCGAGGTGCAGTCACTCTTCCATAGGCTACCTGTGAGTAGCAGTAGCTAGTAGTCTAACGGGTGACAGCATGTGCAGCGAATCTGACTATCCTACTTTCTCAGCACCATCACTCACGTACCACAATAAGAAAATACCAGGAAGACTGTTTTTTAAATATGTGTAAAGaaatataaattgatttacatttctGTGAGAAGCGGATCTTGCTGATATGTGATATGTGAAACTATTATGATATTTTGTAATACCTTTTCCTCCTGTGCAGGGTTGAAGTCAAAGAAGTACTgccagagagagaaggacaaCCCTCAGGACCCACGCTTCGTACCCCAGATCCCCATGGCAACCAGCAGCTACCCCCCCTGTGTTCCGGAGCGAAGGGAAAGAAACTTCACCCCTACGCTAGAGGAGCCCCCAGAGCCTAGCCCCAGTCCTCCCCTAGAGGAGCCCCCAGAGCCTAGCCCCAGTCCTCCCCTAGAGGAGCCAGAAGAGCACAGCCCCGTCCCCAGTCCCTACCCCAGTCCCTACCCCAGTCCCTACCCCAGTCCTTACCCCAGTCCCATAGAGGATGATGAGCAATTAGCTGAAACCCCCTGTGACCCCACAGAAATAACCAACAACGAAAAGACAACCACAGACAAGACAAACCAGAGCCTCCTTCAGATCCCTGTTACTCCAGAGAGCACCAGCCTTCCAGAGAAAAGCAGCTACCCATCCCCCTCCCCTGAGCCAGGGCCAGCTGAAGAACCAACCCATACTAACCCTAGCCCCGTGGAGGCTGGCCAGGAACAAGCTGAAGGCAGCACAGGAAAATATATACCAACTGTTGTGGCATTTGAAGACCGAAGAACAATGGAGGTTGAACAGGAAGAGGAGGttgttgaagagagagaggaggaggaacaggtgactgaggaagtagaggaggaggaagatgtgaTGGAAGTGGTAGATGAGGAGGAACAGGTGACAGAGGATGTGAAAGAGAAAGATGATGTGGAGGAGGAGAACGTGGTGATGGAAGTGGAGGAGCAGCTGGAGGAAGGGGAATTGGTGGAGGACGAGAACAAACAtgtggaagaggaggtggagacagagtCTAAACAGACAGAGCAGGTGTCACCCAGACCACCCTCCCCCATTCCTCCTGTCCATAATCGCCAACCCATCCAGAATCCTCCTCTTGTCCAGAATCCTCCTCTTGTCCAGAATCCTCCTCTTGTCCAGAATCCTCCTCTTGTCCAGAATCCTCCTCTTGTCCAGAATCCTCCTCCTGTCCAGAATCCTCCTCCCGTCCAGAATCCTCCTCCCGTCCAGAATCCTCCTGTCCAGAGGCCCGTTCTGACCGGAGTGGAAGGTATCCTGGACCAGCAGTTCAGTGACTTCTCCACAGAGATGCAGATCCTCCTGCTCAGAGAGAGCGTCCACTACAACTCACCGCTCCTCCATACCCAGAATGCTCCACAGCAGCTCCTGGTGCCTCTGCTCCTGCACTTCTCAGAGTACGTCTCCTTCTACAACTCCTCCCCTCCCATGCAGGCCTACGTCTCCTCGCTCCGAGACCGCATGGGCACCATCATAGACACACAGGAGCAATGGATTCCCAGCACGTTAGCCACCCACCCTGCCCTGGTCTCATCTAACACTAACCACGTTAGCCACCCACCCATCTTAGCCACCCACCCTGCCCTGGTCTCATCTAACACTAACCACCACCACGTTGACCACGCTCCTCCTACCACTACATACAACTGGAACCCTTCTCTCTGTGGCACTAAGTCTCCGTCTGTCCCCAGCCACCGCCTCTCTCCTGCTCCTGGCCTTAGCCTTGCTGTGTCTCAGTCTGTCCCAAGTCGTCACTCTCCTACGCTGTTTGCCCCTGGTCTTGATAGCTCAAACTCTTACAGTTCTCTACCTGTGTCTCAGTTTCACTCAGCTGAATCTCAttttaatagtaataataataataatagtgcaACGATTCCCTCTTCATTGTTTCCCGGCACGGCCTGTCCTCCTACTCTCTACAACAACCCACCCCAGACACAGACGGGCCTACCTCAACTCAGCTCCAGTCTAGCGCCACTGCCCCTCCAACCACTGGACAGCCAATGGACAACCACAACACAGAACCCTGGCTCAGACGGGAGACTGGGAACCTGCAAACCAAGTGATATGTCAAAAGTAAATAAGTGGACAACCACAACACAGAACCCTGGCTCAGACGGGAGACTGGGAACCTGCAAACCAAGTGATATGTCAAAAGCAAATAAGTGGACAACCACAACACAGAACCCTGACTCAGACGGGAGACTGGGAACCTGCAAACCAAGTGATATGTCAAAAGCAAATAAGTggacaaacacaacacagaacccTGACTTGGATGTCCGAGGGCTACGAGCAAAGTGCAAGCCGCAAACAAGTGCCATGTTTGAATCAAAAGACGATGTCATAATGGTGGATCAGCCGGTTTCAGCAGCCACTGTGGAGGCTCCCCCTCCTCGCACTCAGATGATTGACAGTTTGTCAGGGGTGGGAGGACCAGTGGTAGAGCCTGGGCCAGGTCCCGCCCCCCCTTTAGCCATCAGTAGTCTGATCAGCCAGCTGAAGCCGGAGTTGTTCAGTAACCTGGTGGAGATTATAAAGGATGTCCAGAAGAACTCTGTCCAGTTCTACATCCACAcacaggagggggagagggaggtctCCCACCACATCAAGGTTATTGTAAAGCAACTGCTAATGTAAAAAGAGCTTTAGAAATACATTGGAATGATTGAATGGGGTCTGGGGCGTACACatgtagtcacacacacaccaagctctctcttttcattgcatgtttaaatgtgtgtgtattgtagcaGCATCAATGTATGAAACTGAACTTGTTTCTCTGTTGTCCCACTAGGAGTACCTGCAGAGGTTGGGGAACGTGGAACGCAGTCCTGTGAGtttcctggagagagagaaccgGATGGACAAACTAATGGTTCTCATCCAGAACAAGGACATTGCAGCGCACATTCATAAGGTACACTACAATAATATTAACGATATATCAGTTCTAGTCATGACATTTCTATGACATTATTATTTCTACGTAATATATCAGAACGTCCCACAACGTTGTGCCTTGCTGAACGCGGACCTGGTAACTAACATGCTTGGCATCTTCTTTGTTTTAATGAAAGAAAGTTGACCTACTGTTCCGCTATTGGCAGTTCACAACATCAGTAACAGCTCTAAGGTGTTATTAATAAGGTGTCATTAAGTTAATCATGCTGGTATGCGTGTGGTGGTCAGATCCCGGCGCTGGTGCAGCTGAAGAGGCAGCCGTCGGTGATCTTTGCTGGAGTAGACAGTCTGGACGATGTGAAGAACCACACCTACAACGAGCTGTTTGTTTCCGGAGGATTCGTCGTCTCAGACGAGTTTGTCCTCAACCCCGAATACATCACTCACGGTGAGTCTGAGTTTTAGAGGGATGGACTCAGAAGACAACCCACCTGCTTCTCGGGCTTTGGGTAGACGTTGAGCCAAGAGGATACTCACAATGTGTGTCTGGGACTGGAGCATGGCCAAATTGGGACTTGACCAACTGCCAGTTTTCTTATTGTTGACCAGCAGGGGTTTTACATGCACGTTTTTAGAAGATGAAGTAACTGAGTAACATGTTGTGTTGTAGAGCGTCTGCGGGTGATTCTGATGTTCCTGGACCAACAGAACTCAGCGGAGAGCctgtggaggtggagggtccactGGAAGACCCAGAAGAAACTGAAGGAACAATCCAGGTACTGGTGCTTTTGAAATGGTCAATGTTCAATAGCGCCAACATAAAATGATTATGAACAAACTCGAAGGCAGTTTTTGTTTGCGTTGGTGAAACTGTAGTATGCACTAAACTCTGAACTAAGACTTaactacatttgacattttagtcatttagcagagtaCATGTTTA
This window of the Coregonus clupeaformis isolate EN_2021a chromosome 10, ASM2061545v1, whole genome shotgun sequence genome carries:
- the LOC121574753 gene encoding protein TASOR isoform X2 encodes the protein MESHSGGNVPASKYSSVKYYIPPESNVTPSQDGEHSGTEQAGGTETRPRTGVSSTQYIPKAGDRLNFQIPRKNKEKRALFQYVSSESREFEDILTVLSSNYREASSNGMFMYTKPRLVHSELLEKDFVEKRRELKLDGRTEKELEETHCFLMADATKLPWICEKGLLVGHSWITALGNPAKGVYLSKNSDLLQINPFNPGVMGEIIIFKVIRGKVKSIYENMSKNLLDPTPKFDSHFSKNASKVTSLTSYRAYELTQQYFYEYDFDELKSRPRHVCPYAVVSFQFKGKDAPLQAKPMAPLRSNSQTSEGSTGRSKYTVWSGELVNEGRAVSHVSFCSFSPPFLPFKLPEKLDLGLVMCIDQVNQMIPSALFSWNLYAGSHEVLKNGIYCSLLEVVNKSKSGDRLAALLQGLETQRLVLVHALADKGFLFLLSSVQMAAPAERRDGWKRGLQALFVFQESRDVTKYSTNSPATQEPLQSSSSPDTVMPQLNSFVPALHHALVKVRSNPPADLSAGVEHQARDYLSGLHDGKLRHVPMTEYDAKLDDRGKLFPAPKHHKLNMEGYLRSYVYSPNLFTMPVVRAKEIMESYCVVLDDNSPVTDWEGGSRASGNKPVVGSEVEPNGATAAQPPAVQVNLSPFQSPTDSNPQKVKELINLILKCRKNAEGDVRKRGEAQGGAKEGAGPLDPRGLKRKLERETAERTLKYLKRASQERGGVDSRPAEGGQSQSCLSSLMLHSVGLRDVDLRRDGSEAAVKLLKMLTSLKNAAGQHPQGSEGRGGGSREGTEQTEALLFDRMIKLGLPPNQDIDLRKRPSGGLQDKSEYLEEQAAGSVSSLEGFSPSSNGEMPRRSHSQYQGEEQIPWVLIPITGLKSKKYCQREKDNPQDPRFVPQIPMATSSYPPCVPERRERNFTPTLEEPPEPSPSPPLEEPPEPSPSPPLEEPEEHSPVPSPYPSPYPSPYPSPYPSPIEDDEQLAETPCDPTEITNNEKTTTDKTNQSLLQIPVTPESTSLPEKSSYPSPSPEPGPAEEPTHTNPSPVEAGQEQAEGSTGKYIPTVVAFEDRRTMEVEQEEEVVEEREEEEQVTEEVEEEEDVMEVVDEEEQVTEDVKEKDDVEEENVVMEVEEQLEEGELVEDENKHVEEEVETESKQTEQVSPRPPSPIPPVHNRQPIQNPPLVQNPPLVQNPPLVQNPPLVQNPPLVQNPPPVQNPPPVQNPPPVQNPPVQRPVLTGVEGILDQQFSDFSTEMQILLLRESVHYNSPLLHTQNAPQQLLVPLLLHFSEYVSFYNSSPPMQAYVSSLRDRMGTIIDTQEQWIPSTLATHPALVSSNTNHVSHPPILATHPALVSSNTNHHHVDHAPPTTTYNWNPSLCGTKSPSVPSHRLSPAPGLSLAVSQSVPSRHSPTLFAPGLDSSNSYSSLPVSQFHSAESHFNSNNNNNSATIPSSLFPGTACPPTLYNNPPQTQTGLPQLSSSLAPLPLQPLDSQWTTTTQNPGSDGRLGTCKPSDMSKVNKWTTTTQNPGSDGRLGTCKPSDMSKANKWTNTTQNPDLDVRGLRAKCKPQTSAMFESKDDVIMVDQPVSAATVEAPPPRTQMIDSLSGVGGPVVEPGPGPAPPLAISSLISQLKPELFSNLVEIIKDVQKNSVQFYIHTQEGEREVSHHIKEYLQRLGNVERSPVSFLERENRMDKLMVLIQNKDIAAHIHKIPALVQLKRQPSVIFAGVDSLDDVKNHTYNELFVSGGFVVSDEFVLNPEYITHERLRVILMFLDQQNSAESLWRWRVHWKTQKKLKEQSRFKSEARKILNLLTTYQKKNIVEFLPYHECDAPSRPAPDLDCLLKLQAQHIQQRHIIFLTESHYEMFPHYSSTGIVIANINDIMHNFGGLVGFHDIRDKRSTSEDLIAAATTVREEKRVLEEPILLDSPSSPDRLVDRLSTPLNEDDFRPPLPDQLVPDAGTPMELNFQALKEAISQFKADKAARSQMAPPEVEGEGPDSPPGPRIPGLGTDSPGGLGDSGVNFLTPGPGLTPGPGLLTPAPGLTPGAGLLTPAPVSLLSSQSPAGIHKKVGLTPTWQAEEATLSSLHSKLGLSGTGGAEVTSDMSLCGSQDRLNAFSSHRGPIAGIVTEGHGESGATPSNANDPHGPEPPRTQGENTKPSPVAGSLQGGGGMTDEAPSSPLPGPPGPRAAAPRHGGVGDNIAAAADRLAQAARQQQRNGLLPMPNTLFLNSNLNMHNHGMSVLQRPMLNRLEGPAGLGGIRALMPNAMAWARMGQAGGPESCLWALQHQNMGLGGHTFPPRLMGNPHHPWGGNQTANQGRGNGPWKR
- the LOC121574753 gene encoding uncharacterized protein LOC121574753 isoform X1, which produces MESHSGGNVPASKYSSVKYYIPPESNVTPSQDGEHSGTEQAGGTETRPRTGVSSTQYIPKAGDRLNFQIPRKNKEKRALFQYVSSESREFEDILTVLSSNYREASSNGMFMYTKPRLVHSELLEKDFVEKRRELKLDGRTEKELEETHCFLMADATKLPWICEKGLLVGHSWITALGNPAKGVYLSKNSDLLQINPFNPGVMGEIIIFKVIRGKVKSIYENMSKNLLDPTPKFDSHFSKNASKVTSLTSYRAYELTQQYFYEYDFDELKSRPRHVCPYAVVSFQFKGKDAPLQAKPMAPLRSNSQTSEGSTGRSKYTVWSGELVNEGRAVSHVSFCSFSPPFLPFKLPEKLDLGLVMCIDQVNQMIPSALFSWNLYAGSHEVLKNGIYCSLLEVVNKSKSGDRLAALLQGLETQRLVLVHALADKGFLFLLSSVQMAAPAERRDGWKRGLQALFVFQESRDVTKYSTNSPATQEPLQSSSSPDTVMPQLNSFVPALHHALVKVRSNPPADLSAGVEHQARDYLSGLHDGKLRHVPMTEYDAKLDDRGKLFPAPKHHKLNMEGYLRSYVYSPNLFTMPVVRAKEIMESYCVVLDDNSPVTDWEGGSRASGNKPVVGSEVEPNGATAAQPPAVQVNLSPFQSPTDSNPQKVKELINLILKCRKNAEGDVRKRGEAQGGAKEGAGPLDPRGLKRKLERETAERTLKYLKRASQERGGVDSRPAEGGQSQSCLSSLMLHSVGLRDVDLRRDGSEAAVKLLKMLTSLKNAAGQHPQGSEGRGGGSREGTEQTEALLFDRMIKLGLPPNQDIDLRKRPSGGLQDKSEYLEEQAAGSVSSLEGFSPSSNGEMPRRSHSQYQGEEQIPWVLIPITGLKSKKYCQREKDNPQDPRFVPQIPMATSSYPPCVPERRERNFTPTLEEPPEPSPSPPLEEPPEPSPSPPLEEPEEHSPVPSPYPSPYPSPYPSPYPSPIEDDEQLAETPCDPTEITNNEKTTTDKTNQSLLQIPVTPESTSLPEKSSYPSPSPEPGPAEEPTHTNPSPVEAGQEQAEGSTGKYIPTVVAFEDRRTMEVEQEEEVVEEREEEEQVTEEVEEEEDVMEVVDEEEQVTEDVKEKDDVEEENVVMEVEEQLEEGELVEDENKHVEEEVETESKQTEQVSPRPPSPIPPVHNRQPIQNPPLVQNPPLVQNPPLVQNPPLVQNPPLVQNPPPVQNPPPVQNPPPVQNPPVQRPVLTGVEGILDQQFSDFSTEMQILLLRESVHYNSPLLHTQNAPQQLLVPLLLHFSEYVSFYNSSPPMQAYVSSLRDRMGTIIDTQEQWIPSTLATHPALVSSNTNHVSHPPILATHPALVSSNTNHHHVDHAPPTTTYNWNPSLCGTKSPSVPSHRLSPAPGLSLAVSQSVPSRHSPTLFAPGLDSSNSYSSLPVSQFHSAESHFNSNNNNNSATIPSSLFPGTACPPTLYNNPPQTQTGLPQLSSSLAPLPLQPLDSQWTTTTQNPGSDGRLGTCKPSDMSKVNKWTTTTQNPGSDGRLGTCKPSDMSKANKWTTTTQNPDSDGRLGTCKPSDMSKANKWTNTTQNPDLDVRGLRAKCKPQTSAMFESKDDVIMVDQPVSAATVEAPPPRTQMIDSLSGVGGPVVEPGPGPAPPLAISSLISQLKPELFSNLVEIIKDVQKNSVQFYIHTQEGEREVSHHIKEYLQRLGNVERSPVSFLERENRMDKLMVLIQNKDIAAHIHKIPALVQLKRQPSVIFAGVDSLDDVKNHTYNELFVSGGFVVSDEFVLNPEYITHERLRVILMFLDQQNSAESLWRWRVHWKTQKKLKEQSRFKSEARKILNLLTTYQKKNIVEFLPYHECDAPSRPAPDLDCLLKLQAQHIQQRHIIFLTESHYEMFPHYSSTGIVIANINDIMHNFGGLVGFHDIRDKRSTSEDLIAAATTVREEKRVLEEPILLDSPSSPDRLVDRLSTPLNEDDFRPPLPDQLVPDAGTPMELNFQALKEAISQFKADKAARSQMAPPEVEGEGPDSPPGPRIPGLGTDSPGGLGDSGVNFLTPGPGLTPGPGLLTPAPGLTPGAGLLTPAPVSLLSSQSPAGIHKKVGLTPTWQAEEATLSSLHSKLGLSGTGGAEVTSDMSLCGSQDRLNAFSSHRGPIAGIVTEGHGESGATPSNANDPHGPEPPRTQGENTKPSPVAGSLQGGGGMTDEAPSSPLPGPPGPRAAAPRHGGVGDNIAAAADRLAQAARQQQRNGLLPMPNTLFLNSNLNMHNHGMSVLQRPMLNRLEGPAGLGGIRALMPNAMAWARMGQAGGPESCLWALQHQNMGLGGHTFPPRLMGNPHHPWGGNQTANQGRGNGPWKR